In a single window of the Necator americanus strain Aroian chromosome X, whole genome shotgun sequence genome:
- a CDS encoding hypothetical protein (NECATOR_CHRX.G21856.T1), with protein MLKCPAAFREYNSIVVSLAVDEEAPRWCQDKRPRGRPKIRWLDRVKLDMIDARLCTADAMDRTKWKTRSRKADPATTRDKR; from the coding sequence ATGCTGAAGTGTCCcgctgctttccgcgaatataacagcATCGTCGTCTCACTCGCGGTAGATGAAGAGGCACCCAGATGGTGCCAAGACAAGAGGCCgcgcgggaggccaaagattcgctggttagaccgtgtgaagctggatatgatagatgcacgtttgtgtacggctgatgcaatggatagaaccaaatggaagacaagaagcagaaaagcggaccctgcaacaacgcgggacaaacgctag
- a CDS encoding hypothetical protein (NECATOR_CHRX.G21857.T1) codes for MAVKVDTGEVELRVVSAYAPQMGCSEEEKACFWEDLEQYVQSLESEEVLLIGGDFNGHVGSRKDGFESCHGGYGYGARNDDGLRILEYAVASDLIIANTQYRKRKSHLITYTSGGRETQIDFWMLRRQDRRLLQDSKVIPTDHVAAQHHLLVMDLKISRPRKRHPRTETQRIKWWNLKDRKEIFFASVAPSTLPHPTRSVEEMWLSTSSVIRLTAENTLGKTTLGKPKVQKATWFWNEEVQAAIREKKSKYKLWWRTRQPEDRGAYLAAKREAKKAVSKAKSDRYKAVYDMLDTREGERAVYRLVRARHRSTLDMEHTKIVKGADGAVLRRSGQILERWREYYNHLCNEEFCHPPIPTVPSVEGPVLPITAVEVSAALAKMKSNKATGPDDIPVDIWKLLGDRGSMWLATLFNKIVAEGRTPDVWQTSVTVPVWKGKGDIADCTSYRPIRLLCHTMKIFERVLEARLRKIVSVSLNQCGFVKDCSTIDAIHAVRILLEKHREKNRSVHLAFLDLEKAFDRVPHELLWMSMRSHRVPEEYVRWTKLLYAKPTSVVRCAVGTSRPFPVRVGVHQGSSLSPLLFILCMDTITKEIQKHHPWTLLFADDVMLASESRDDLQKQVQSWKDQLQQYGLRLNTSKTEYMECGPRTEDGSIRVDGTELNKVNCFRYLGSKVTSTGDIDQEGRARVNAAWMKWKMATGVLCDKKVPVRLKSKIYRTVVRPVALYGCECWPTTKALERVLHAMEMRMLRWTIGVTLKEKVSNDTVRSIFGVVPITEKMKEAQMRWFGHVLRREEESVAKTALKLDVSGVRPRGRPKIRWLDCVKLDMIDAHLCRLMQWIEPNGRQEAEKRTLQQRGTNARKKKKKSPIRTS; via the coding sequence atggctgtaaaagtagatacaggagaagtggaattgcgagtcgtctctgcttatgcgccacagatgggctgtagtgaagaagagaaggcgtgcttttgggaagatctggagcagtacgtccaatccctggaaagcgaagaagtacttttaatcggaggagacttcaacggacatgtcggttcccggaaagacggattcgagagttgtcatggtggatacggctatggagctcgtaacgacgacgggttgcgaatcctggagtatgctgttgcaagtgacttgatcattgctaacacgcagtatcggaaaagaaaatcgcatttgatcacgtacaccagcggcggtcgtgaaacacaaatagatttctggatgttacgccgacaagatcgccgacttctgcaggattcaaaagtcatccctacagatcatgtcgctgcccaacaccatctgctcgttatggacttgaaaatctcccgtccaaggaagagacatccaaggactgaaacacagcgcatcaaatggtggaatctgaaggatcgaaaggagatatttttcgcgtccgtggctccatctacacttccccaccctactcgtagtgtggaggaaatgtggttgtctacttccagcgttatacgcttgaccgcggaaaacactctgggaaagacgactctaggtaagccaaaggtacaaaaggctacgtggttttggaacgaggaagttcaggcggcaattcgtgagaagaagtccaagtataagctctggtggaggacgcgtcagcctgaagatcggggtgcttacctagcggcgaagagggaggctaagaaggcagtctccaaggcgaagtcggaccgctacaaggctgtgtacgacatgcttgataccagagaaggcgagcgggcagtgtatcgtttagtcagagcacgtcatcgctcaacgttggatatggagcacaccaagatcgttaagggagctgatggagccgttctgcgccgctctggtcagatcctggagaggtggcgagagtactacaatcacttgtgtaacgaagagttctgtcatcctcccatcccaaccgttcccagcgtcgagggtcctgttctaccaattactgccgtcgaagtcagtgctgccctcgcaaaaatgaagtcgaacaaggcaaccggtcctgatgacatacctgttgatatctggaagctgctaggagatcgagggtccatgtggctcgcaactctatttaacaagatcgttgcagaaggacggactccagacgtttggcaaacttccgtgaccgtgcctgtctggaaagggaaaggagacattgctgactgcacctcgtacaggcctatacgactgctctgccatacgatgaagatttttgagcgtgtcctggaagctcgtctgaggaaaattgttagcgtttcactcaaccagtgcggttttgtgaaggactgcagcactatagatgctatccatgctgtccgaatcctcctggagaaacatcgagagaagaaccgcagtgtgcatcttgcttttctcgatctcgagaaagctttcgaccgtgtcccacatgagctgttatggatgtccatgaggtcgcatagagtaccagaagaatatgtgaggtggacgaagctgctttatgcgaagcctaccagcgttgtacgatgtgctgttggaacaagcaggccattccctgtacgagtaggggttcatcagggttcatccctctcacctctgctgttcatactgtgcatggacacgataacgaaagaaatccagaagcaccatccgtggactctactctttgccgacgatgtcatgctcgcgtcggagtctcgagatgatcttcagaaacaagtgcagtcttggaaggatcagctgcagcaatatggattgcgcctcaacacatcaaaaactgagtacatggagtgcggaccaaggacagaggatggttcaattcgtgttgatggcaccgaattaaacaaggtgaactgcttcaggtaccttggatccaaagtgacttccacaggcgacattgatcaagaaggtcgagcacgtgttaatgccgcatggatgaaatggaaaatggcaacaggggtactgtgcgacaagaaagtccctgttcgactgaagtcgaagatctacaggacggtagtgcgtcctgttgccctttacggatgcgagtgctggccgacaacgaaagccttggaaagagtgctgcacgctatggagatgcggatgttgaggtggacgataggtgtgacgctaaaagagaaagtatccaacgacactgtgcgctccatcttcggtgtcgtcccgataactgagaagatgaaggaggcgcaaatgagatggtttggtcacgtcttgcggcgggaggaagaatctgttgccaaaaccgctctgaagctcgacgtttcaggagtgaggccgcgtgggaggccaaagattcgctggttagactgtgtgaagctggatatgatagatgcacatTTGTGtaggctgatgcaatggatagaaccaaatggaagacaagaagcagaaaagcggaccctgcaacaacgcgggacaaacgctaggaagaagaagaagaagtctccgatccgtacgtCATGA
- a CDS encoding hypothetical protein (NECATOR_CHRX.G21857.T2), translated as MVARLRLGRFNHATKETRWKGSKARELGDGYKLIYHGTSNRNGVGIILNESFRNSVTAVDRLSDRLMAVKVDTGEVELRVVSAYAPQMGCSEEEKACFWEDLEQYVQSLESEEVLLIGGDFNGHVGSRKDGFESCHGGYGYGARNDDGLRILEYAVASDLIIANTQYRKRKSHLITYTSGGRETQIDFWMLRRQDRRLLQDSKVIPTDHVAAQHHLLVMDLKISRPRKRHPRTETQRIKWWNLKDRKEIFFASVAPSTLPHPTRSVEEMWLSTSSVIRLTAENTLGKTTLGKPKVQKATWFWNEEVQAAIREKKSKYKLWWRTRQPEDRGAYLAAKREAKKAVSKAKSDRYKAVYDMLDTREGERAVYRLVRARHRSTLDMEHTKIVKGADGAVLRRSGQILERWREYYNHLCNEEFCHPPIPTVPSVEGPVLPITAVEVSAALAKMKSNKATGPDDIPVDIWKLLGDRGSMWLATLFNKIVAEGRTPDVWQTSVTVPVWKGKGDIADCTSYRPIRLLCHTMKIFERVLEARLRKIVSVSLNQCGFVKDCSTIDAIHAVRILLEKHREKNRSVHLAFLDLEKAFDRVPHELLWMSMRSHRVPEEYVRWTKLLYAKPTSVVRCAVGTSRPFPVRVGVHQGSSLSPLLFILCMDTITKEIQKHHPWTLLFADDVMLASESRDDLQKQVQSWKDQLQQYGLRLNTSKTEYMECGPRTEDGSIRVDGTELNKVNCFRYLGSKVTSTGDIDQEGRARVNAAWMKWKMATGVLCDKKVPVRLKSKIYRTVVRPVALYGCECWPTTKALERVLHAMEMRMLRWTIGVTLKEKVSNDTVRSIFGVVPITEKMKEAQMRWFGHVLRREEESVAKTALKLDVSGVRPRGRPKIRWLDCVKLDMIDAHLCRLMQWIEPNGRQEAEKRTLQQRGTNARKKKKKSPIRTS; from the exons atggtggcgagacttcgtctcggcaggttcaaccatgccacaaag gagactcgatggaaaggctccaaggcaagggaattaggcgatggctacaagctgatctaccacggcacatcaaatcgcaacggcgttggtatcatattgaacgagtcgtttagaaatagcgtcacagcggtggatcgactatcggatcgcttgatggctgtaaaagtagatacaggagaagtggaattgcgagtcgtctctgcttatgcgccacagatgggctgtagtgaagaagagaaggcgtgcttttgggaagatctggagcagtacgtccaatccctggaaagcgaagaagtacttttaatcggaggagacttcaacggacatgtcggttcccggaaagacggattcgagagttgtcatggtggatacggctatggagctcgtaacgacgacgggttgcgaatcctggagtatgctgttgcaagtgacttgatcattgctaacacgcagtatcggaaaagaaaatcgcatttgatcacgtacaccagcggcggtcgtgaaacacaaatagatttctggatgttacgccgacaagatcgccgacttctgcaggattcaaaagtcatccctacagatcatgtcgctgcccaacaccatctgctcgttatggacttgaaaatctcccgtccaaggaagagacatccaaggactgaaacacagcgcatcaaatggtggaatctgaaggatcgaaaggagatatttttcgcgtccgtggctccatctacacttccccaccctactcgtagtgtggaggaaatgtggttgtctacttccagcgttatacgcttgaccgcggaaaacactctgggaaagacgactctaggtaagccaaaggtacaaaaggctacgtggttttggaacgaggaagttcaggcggcaattcgtgagaagaagtccaagtataagctctggtggaggacgcgtcagcctgaagatcggggtgcttacctagcggcgaagagggaggctaagaaggcagtctccaaggcgaagtcggaccgctacaaggctgtgtacgacatgcttgataccagagaaggcgagcgggcagtgtatcgtttagtcagagcacgtcatcgctcaacgttggatatggagcacaccaagatcgttaagggagctgatggagccgttctgcgccgctctggtcagatcctggagaggtggcgagagtactacaatcacttgtgtaacgaagagttctgtcatcctcccatcccaaccgttcccagcgtcgagggtcctgttctaccaattactgccgtcgaagtcagtgctgccctcgcaaaaatgaagtcgaacaaggcaaccggtcctgatgacatacctgttgatatctggaagctgctaggagatcgagggtccatgtggctcgcaactctatttaacaagatcgttgcagaaggacggactccagacgtttggcaaacttccgtgaccgtgcctgtctggaaagggaaaggagacattgctgactgcacctcgtacaggcctatacgactgctctgccatacgatgaagatttttgagcgtgtcctggaagctcgtctgaggaaaattgttagcgtttcactcaaccagtgcggttttgtgaaggactgcagcactatagatgctatccatgctgtccgaatcctcctggagaaacatcgagagaagaaccgcagtgtgcatcttgcttttctcgatctcgagaaagctttcgaccgtgtcccacatgagctgttatggatgtccatgaggtcgcatagagtaccagaagaatatgtgaggtggacgaagctgctttatgcgaagcctaccagcgttgtacgatgtgctgttggaacaagcaggccattccctgtacgagtaggggttcatcagggttcatccctctcacctctgctgttcatactgtgcatggacacgataacgaaagaaatccagaagcaccatccgtggactctactctttgccgacgatgtcatgctcgcgtcggagtctcgagatgatcttcagaaacaagtgcagtcttggaaggatcagctgcagcaatatggattgcgcctcaacacatcaaaaactgagtacatggagtgcggaccaaggacagaggatggttcaattcgtgttgatggcaccgaattaaacaaggtgaactgcttcaggtaccttggatccaaagtgacttccacaggcgacattgatcaagaaggtcgagcacgtgttaatgccgcatggatgaaatggaaaatggcaacaggggtactgtgcgacaagaaagtccctgttcgactgaagtcgaagatctacaggacggtagtgcgtcctgttgccctttacggatgcgagtgctggccgacaacgaaagccttggaaagagtgctgcacgctatggagatgcggatgttgaggtggacgataggtgtgacgctaaaagagaaagtatccaacgacactgtgcgctccatcttcggtgtcgtcccgataactgagaagatgaaggaggcgcaaatgagatggtttggtcacgtcttgcggcgggaggaagaatctgttgccaaaaccgctctgaagctcgacgtttcaggagtgaggccgcgtgggaggccaaagattcgctggttagactgtgtgaagctggatatgatagatgcacatTTGTGtaggctgatgcaatggatagaaccaaatggaagacaagaagcagaaaagcggaccctgcaacaacgcgggacaaacgctaggaagaagaagaagaagtctccgatccgtacgtCATGA